Genomic segment of Synechococcus sp. A18-25c:
AGCAGCTTCTGGCTTTGGCATGGTCGCAGTCTTTTGATCAGTTCTCTGCGCGCACGCAGAGCTTGCGCTATCGCGATGGCGATGTTTCCTATTGCAATCGTTGGCATTATTTCCAAGACTGGGTGGATTCAGCTGTCAAGCAGGGAATGCTGGAGGCTGATTTCGCGTTAGAAGGAGAGGTTTCGCGATCATTGTCCTTGAATTTCATGTCATCCAATCGCGCTCTTTATCCCAAGTTGCGATCGAATGTTTTGTTCGATTGCATCAACGCTCTGGAAAACTCCCATCGGGTTCAGCAGCGGTTCATTCCACTAAGAGCAATTGAATCCGTTCTCCCCAGTCTTCAATCCGGTGATCTGTTCGCGATCGCAACCCGTGTGGAGGGCCTCGATGTCAGTCACACCGGTGTGTTGGTCAGGTCAGGTTCAAGAATGGATGCCATCCATGCTGCCCCAGGCGAGGGAGTGATGCGTTCCCCTGGGTTGGCCCGCTACCTGCGTTCGGTCCCCGACGCCATTGGTGTGGTGATTGTGAGACCCACAGCCTCGGCAATCGGCACCCAGCATTCAGACAACGTTTGAGGTGAGTGATGCTCGCCTTGCCGTCTTCGTTCTGAGATGGAGCTGGGGCCTCGGTCGAGAAGGTGCTGCACAGTCTCACGCCGAAAGCCACTGCAATGACACCTTGCGTTGCCGTGGTCCATCCAGTTCCACCAGCAGCACGTCCTGATACTGGCCCAGTTGCAACTCTCCATTGCAGACATTCACGGTCACTTGGTTGCCCAGCAGCAAAGCCTGCAAGTGCGCATGGGCATTGCGTGGCTCATCGTCAGGGATGCCTGGGCGAAGATGCAGGTCGTCATGCTTCCAGTCATCGCCCGGAGGAGCCATCCGGCTGAGCCACCGTTTCAGGTCCATCAGCAGCCGTTCCTCCAGTTCGTTGATGATCACGGCAGTGGTGGTGTGCTGGCCTGACACGACCACAGCGCCATCGCGCTCACCATGCACTTGCACGAATTGACGCAGCGCTGCAGTAAGTGGCAGATACTGAAAAGGTGCCTCGGTGCTGAGGCTGAGGAGCTGGGAGGTCATTCCGTCATGCTGGCCTCTGGTCTGAATGATTGCTCCAGGAAATCCCACATGGCTCTACTTCCCCGCTGACATTGGAGGATGTGGAGCTACAGCCTGGTCATAGCAACGGTCGGTAGTGATGTCTGTATCTAATAAAAAAGCCCGCTAAGAGTGCGGGCGATGGTGCTAGGTATCGGAGGCTGATTGATGGGATTATTGGCGTGATTGAAGTAATTAAAAACCCCTGTCAATGCAAGGGCTTTGAGGGCGTAGGCTCAACAACCACCCCAATCATTAACAATTGACATTCGCCTTTGTTGGGTTTGAAAAGTGACAAATTACGGCCGACCTCCGAATGCAACGTCCACCTGCTGCACCTTCCAGCTCCTCATCTGACACTTCTCCCGTTGTCGATTGCATTGATTGAATATCTTCCGCAGTAATTGCAAACCCTGCGTCATTGGCGATTTCAAGAGCAGCTTCAGGTGAGGCTGCTGCATTGAGCTTTTCCTGAAGGCTGGTATCGCCTTTGACCTTCTCTAGAAAGGCTTTGAGTTGCTCTTCTGACATAGGAGGGCGTGGAGCTACAGGCTGGTCATAGCAAGGGATAGCTGCAGTGACTTTGGCTAATATTTACTGCGCTCAATCGTGCCAGGTCTAGGAGGCAGGTGAGTGGGCTTTTGGGTGTAATTGCAGAAATAAGTCGCGTCAATGTAGGAGTGTTAAGTGTGTAGACTGGTCCACAGCTAGCCTAATTGTTCACTGACACATAGAGTCACCAAACCAACACCATCTATCCCGTTGTGCATCATTACCAGCGGCTGCACTTTCCAGTTCTTCATCTGAAATTTCTGATTGAGCTTTCTTCAAGTCATTAGCAGAGATGCTAAAGCCAGCCTCTGTCACAATCGCAAGAACTGCGACTGAAACCCGGCCCTCATCGGATGGCCCGCTCCAATGTCTTGAAAGCCTTTAAGTCGGTGCCGGGAGCTAATCCGCTGCCCGGCAAACGGACCCTACGTAGTTGCTGAGCTAACGCCAAGAGCTTGGGCACTGTCCGTAGTGCTCATCCACTCGCCTGCTGTTAAAAGGGGCTACGCATGTTGTTGCGTGGATTGTGCGCAGTTTCTGCGCTGCGCGTATTTGCCAGCGTATAGATGTCGTCACGGATCCTTTAATTCCTGTCCCTTACTAGGTTTTCGAGTATGGCTCTCATCCCCCGCTGGCAATACATGACAGAGGAGAGCAAGGCGTTGGTGAAGCGTGGTGTGGTGAGCCTGCTGGTGCTGCTCGTAGCCGTCTTGGTGTTGCGAGCTTTGTTGCCTTGGGTGCTGGTGGCACTGATTGTCTGGTTTGTGTGGTCGTGGGCGCGTCGGCGTTGATTGCCACCGCTTGCCGCTCTAGGTGGCCTTGGCCACTCTGTGGCGAGAGGTTGGCGACAGCATGGTCTCGGATCAGGATCAGGCGCTGATGCGTGAAGCGATCCGTCTGATGCGGGACGCTGGCGTGGTGCACAAGACAGGTGGGCCCTTCGGTGCTGTGATCGCCAAGGACGGACAGATCGTGGCCGCAGCTGGAAATAGCGTTGTGAGGGATCTCGACCCCAGTGCTCATGCTGAGGTCAACGCCATTCGGGCGGCTTGTCAAACGCTGGGGACCTGGGACCTCAGTGGTTGTGTGTTGTACACAAGTTGTGAGTGTTGTCCGATGTGTTACGCAACGGCGTATTGGGCTGGCATCCGTACTGTTTTCTATGCCGCGGCTTGGTCGGATTACAGCGATTTGTTCTCCGATCAGGAGATCAATGAGGACATGCAACGGGCCAAAGACAAGCGCGAAATCAAGCTCACGCAGATTCTTCAGGGTGAGGCGTTTGACGTCTGGAAGGAATTTCGTTTGCTCCCTGATGGGGCTCGCTACTGAAGGCGATGGCTTTCTCGAATGACTCGGAATGGCTCGATTCGGGTGATTTCGTTTACACCATCCACAGTGTGATTCCTGTTGAGAAAAAGCAATCTTTTGAGCTCTTGCAGCATCAAATGAATGAGGCGGCCTGTGGTTTTGATGGATACTGCGGACAGTCGATCTCATTTCAGGACAAAGACGATGGACAGCATGTGCTGGCCACGACACGGATCGTTTTTCAAACCCTCAATCAATGTTTGCATTGGTTGGACAGCCCAGAGCGGCGGCGTTTGCTGCACCAGGCCGAAACTCTGATGGATTACCGCTATTACGGGACGCTTGAGGCGGATTCTTTTGATCAGTGGATTCAGGCGAGACAGCTTGAAAAGGTGCCAGTCTGGAAGGTGAATCTGCTGGTCTGGCTGGCCCTCTATCCGTCAGTCATGGTGTTGATCTTGCTGGGCAATTCAACCCTTGCGACACTCCCGCTGCCGTTGAATATGTTGGTCAGCAATTTCATCACCGTGCAGCTGACTGGGCATTTTCTAGTGCCTCGGCTCAGTCGTCTGTATGAGAACTGGTTGCACACGTCTTCAACGCGCTTCACCTGGTTAGGCATTACATCTGTTCTGCTGGTGCAGCTGTTTTTGTTGACGCTGTTTTCGCAATGGCCGGGAATGCCTTGGGATGCCTCAGACCTCAGCCCCCATGGGTTTGTGCTGAGCGTTGTTCAATGCGTGTGTTCATGGAATCTCGGCTGATCACCACCTCGTCAGACCATGGAGAGAGTTGGTTGACGTGGGATGCATCGACGTCAACCTCTGCCGAGAAGAGCCATGAGCACCTGCGCGAGCATGTCGGGTTCTGACAGCATCACATCGTGACCAGCTTCAAGGATGCGCGTGGTGCCCCCCAACCGCGCCGCATACAACAGGTTGCTCTCCAGCCCTAGGGCCTGGTCGTCCCTGCAGGCGAGGTAATGCCTGGGGCAAGTGAGGGTGGACAGGTCGAATGGGCTCTCTTCCAGGTACACGCCTAGAGGCTGGGGTGTCAGTTGGGCGTGATAAGCAGCGGCTTGGCTCTCATTCAGGTCGTTGAAAAACAGCTTGCGTGTGACGTCCGCATGCAGGGAGATACTTTGATCGT
This window contains:
- a CDS encoding N-acetylmuramoyl-L-alanine amidase-like domain-containing protein, which produces MKRSRWALSALIVAIGMWSSGSVDAAQTRSNAATTSADGIASNTLSLQIGSDIEVIGDTRNRFATRRSLIAGLSVNQAMARLAESFVGSPYLAMSLDVDGAEKLRLDLTQFDCMLFVEQLLALAWSQSFDQFSARTQSLRYRDGDVSYCNRWHYFQDWVDSAVKQGMLEADFALEGEVSRSLSLNFMSSNRALYPKLRSNVLFDCINALENSHRVQQRFIPLRAIESVLPSLQSGDLFAIATRVEGLDVSHTGVLVRSGSRMDAIHAAPGEGVMRSPGLARYLRSVPDAIGVVIVRPTASAIGTQHSDNV
- a CDS encoding secondary thiamine-phosphate synthase enzyme YjbQ; protein product: MTSQLLSLSTEAPFQYLPLTAALRQFVQVHGERDGAVVVSGQHTTTAVIINELEERLLMDLKRWLSRMAPPGDDWKHDDLHLRPGIPDDEPRNAHAHLQALLLGNQVTVNVCNGELQLGQYQDVLLVELDGPRQRKVSLQWLSA
- a CDS encoding Nif11-like leader peptide family natural product precursor, which gives rise to MSEEQLKAFLEKVKGDTSLQEKLNAAASPEAALEIANDAGFAITAEDIQSMQSTTGEVSDEELEGAAGGRCIRRSAVICHFSNPTKANVNC
- a CDS encoding Nif11-like leader peptide family RiPP precursor, whose product is MVTEAGFSISANDLKKAQSEISDEELESAAAGNDAQRDRWCWFGDSMCQ
- a CDS encoding nucleoside deaminase; the encoded protein is MALATLWREVGDSMVSDQDQALMREAIRLMRDAGVVHKTGGPFGAVIAKDGQIVAAAGNSVVRDLDPSAHAEVNAIRAACQTLGTWDLSGCVLYTSCECCPMCYATAYWAGIRTVFYAAAWSDYSDLFSDQEINEDMQRAKDKREIKLTQILQGEAFDVWKEFRLLPDGARY